Proteins from one Chroococcidiopsis sp. CCMEE 29 genomic window:
- the murC gene encoding UDP-N-acetylmuramate--L-alanine ligase has protein sequence MVNYVDFTGRPFHFIGIGGIGMSALAYVLAKRNLPVSGSDIRSSHITQKLAGLGAHIFGQQDATNLEFFLSETDHACQMFPATMVSAGSAPVLLAEPLKQFSKLTANKKANLPQVVCSTAINPANLEYRAALDLGCPIFHRSDLLAALIQDYYSIAVAGTHGKTTTSSMLGYMLLKAGLDPTIVVGGEVNAWEGNARLGKSQYLVAEADESDGSLVKLSAQIGVVTNIELDHPDHYKTLEQVVSTFSVFAKRCQTLVACIDCATVRDRLQPTVSYSLQPGIGADYTVTEVEYRADGTTARVWERGKDLGVLNLRLLGRHNLSNAIAAVAVGRLLGLEFPVIAQSLATFEGARRRFELRGEVNNILFIDDYAHHPSEIRATLAAARLQARPDQRVVAIFQPHRYSRTLAFLPDFAQSFTNADLVILSDIYSAGEPDLGQINGQTLAEMVATHHPQVTYQPTLASVCQFLEQSLQPGDIALFLGAGNLNQVIPEVIASIHHRNNGVESRD, from the coding sequence ATGGTGAACTATGTTGATTTTACTGGCAGACCATTTCATTTCATCGGCATCGGTGGCATTGGCATGTCGGCCCTTGCCTATGTCCTAGCAAAGCGTAACTTGCCGGTATCCGGCTCAGATATTCGTTCAAGCCACATTACTCAAAAATTAGCAGGACTTGGAGCTCATATTTTTGGTCAACAAGACGCAACTAATCTAGAATTTTTTCTATCTGAAACTGACCATGCTTGCCAAATGTTCCCCGCTACAATGGTAAGCGCAGGTAGTGCGCCTGTACTACTAGCGGAACCTTTGAAACAATTCAGCAAATTGACAGCCAATAAAAAGGCAAATTTGCCCCAAGTGGTTTGTTCAACAGCGATTAATCCAGCAAATTTAGAGTATCGAGCAGCGCTAGATTTAGGTTGTCCGATTTTTCATCGTTCAGATTTACTAGCAGCTCTGATTCAGGATTACTATAGCATTGCAGTAGCCGGAACCCACGGCAAAACCACAACCAGCAGCATGCTTGGGTATATGTTACTCAAAGCTGGGCTTGACCCAACGATTGTCGTTGGTGGAGAAGTGAATGCTTGGGAAGGTAACGCGCGATTGGGCAAAAGTCAGTATCTTGTTGCCGAGGCAGATGAATCTGATGGTTCCTTAGTCAAGCTCTCCGCCCAAATTGGTGTTGTTACCAATATTGAACTCGATCATCCTGACCACTACAAGACACTAGAGCAGGTAGTTTCCACCTTCAGTGTATTCGCCAAACGCTGCCAAACTTTGGTCGCTTGCATTGATTGTGCCACTGTCCGCGATCGCCTTCAGCCAACAGTCAGTTACAGTCTCCAGCCAGGCATAGGCGCTGACTACACCGTGACCGAGGTTGAATACCGTGCCGATGGCACGACAGCAAGAGTGTGGGAACGCGGAAAAGATTTAGGCGTATTGAATTTACGGTTGCTAGGGCGACACAATCTCAGTAATGCGATCGCCGCCGTGGCTGTTGGTCGTTTATTGGGTTTAGAATTCCCTGTTATTGCCCAGAGCCTTGCCACGTTTGAGGGAGCCCGTCGCCGCTTTGAGTTACGGGGCGAAGTCAATAATATCTTATTCATTGATGACTATGCCCATCACCCTAGTGAAATTCGTGCCACACTTGCCGCAGCAAGGTTACAGGCAAGACCAGATCAGCGGGTTGTAGCTATATTCCAACCGCATCGTTATAGTCGGACATTGGCGTTTCTACCCGACTTTGCCCAGTCGTTCACCAATGCCGATTTGGTCATTCTTAGTGATATCTACAGTGCCGGTGAACCCGATTTAGGGCAGATTAATGGTCAAACACTGGCGGAAATGGTTGCTACTCACCACCCGCAGGTGACGTATCAACCTACTTTGGCATCAGTATGTCAGTTTTTAGAACAATCACTGCAACCTGGAGATATTGCCTTATTTTTAGGTGCTGGGAACCTGAATCAGGTAATTCCAGAAGTGATAGCATCGATTCACCACAGGAATAACGGAGTAGAAAGCAGGGATTAG
- the thiL gene encoding thiamine-phosphate kinase: MKVRDIGEKGLLERLQRFCPPQVVGDDAAVIATQVGQSLVVTTDMLVDGVHFSDRTTSPEDVGWRATAANLSDLAAMGASPLGITVGLGLPGDVTVSWVEQLYQGMTECLQQYDTAIVGGDVCRSPVITVAITAFGQVEPVHIICRAAAQVGDAIVVTGVHGASRAGLELLLHPDLGHNLSDAERTALIQAHQRPIPRLDVLPILWEILDSQFPIQHPKSKIPIAGMDSSDGLADAVVQLCQMSGVGAKIERNQIPIPGTLKNWVSPDQALDWALYGGEDFELVLCLPPDTAQALVQQLGNGAAIVGAIADGSAVLLTDKTGETPDQVLKLSQGFQHF; this comes from the coding sequence GTGAAAGTTAGAGATATTGGAGAAAAGGGTCTTCTAGAGCGATTGCAGCGTTTTTGTCCACCCCAAGTTGTGGGTGATGATGCGGCTGTAATCGCAACTCAGGTAGGGCAGTCTTTAGTAGTTACGACTGATATGTTGGTAGATGGCGTGCATTTTAGCGATCGCACCACTTCCCCCGAAGACGTTGGTTGGCGAGCTACCGCTGCTAATTTATCCGATCTAGCAGCAATGGGTGCTTCCCCACTCGGAATCACTGTTGGTCTAGGGCTTCCTGGTGATGTTACCGTTAGCTGGGTCGAGCAGCTATATCAGGGAATGACTGAATGCTTGCAACAGTACGATACAGCTATTGTAGGGGGCGATGTCTGCCGCTCACCCGTGATTACTGTAGCGATTACCGCTTTTGGTCAAGTTGAGCCAGTACATATCATCTGCCGCGCTGCTGCTCAAGTAGGAGATGCTATTGTCGTTACGGGTGTTCACGGTGCCTCACGAGCAGGATTAGAATTACTGCTCCATCCAGATTTAGGACATAACCTGAGTGATGCGGAGCGAACAGCCCTAATTCAAGCGCATCAACGACCTATACCCCGATTGGATGTGCTACCAATTCTCTGGGAAATTTTAGACTCTCAATTTCCAATCCAACATCCAAAATCCAAAATTCCTATTGCTGGCATGGATAGCAGCGACGGTTTAGCCGATGCTGTAGTGCAACTGTGTCAAATGAGTGGCGTTGGTGCCAAAATTGAGCGCAACCAAATTCCCATTCCAGGTACTCTAAAAAATTGGGTTTCCCCAGATCAAGCACTAGATTGGGCTTTATACGGCGGCGAAGACTTTGAGTTAGTGTTGTGCCTTCCCCCAGATACAGCTCAGGCGTTGGTGCAGCAACTAGGTAACGGCGCAGCTATTGTGGGAGCGATCGCAGATGGCTCAGCAGTTCTGTTGACTGACAAAACAGGCGAAACCCCCGACCAAGTTCTTAAACTTAGTCAGGGGTTTCAACATTTCTGA
- the nadD gene encoding nicotinate (nicotinamide) nucleotide adenylyltransferase, whose protein sequence is MQKMGIVGGTFDPVHWGHLLVAECALNQVDLEQVIWVPTPCPHYKQATKFAHRLEMVQKAIADHPKFAISPIAATHSASSYAIQTLIELRSTYPNTQWYWILGLDAFQTLPRWYRRQELVLECEWLVAPRLVSPALEGYKIAGMIDESQLIGEQVAQRLILQGMTIRWQLLHMPLVGISSRWIRQYCRDRHSIRYLVPEAVRIYIATHNLYSERS, encoded by the coding sequence ATGCAGAAAATGGGAATTGTCGGTGGTACATTTGATCCGGTTCACTGGGGACACCTGCTAGTTGCCGAGTGTGCTCTGAACCAGGTAGATCTGGAGCAGGTAATTTGGGTACCGACTCCTTGTCCGCACTATAAACAAGCCACAAAATTTGCACATCGCTTAGAGATGGTACAGAAGGCGATCGCTGACCATCCCAAATTTGCTATTTCACCAATTGCGGCTACTCACTCCGCTTCCTCTTATGCAATCCAAACCTTAATTGAACTACGAAGTACTTACCCCAACACTCAGTGGTACTGGATTTTAGGTTTAGATGCCTTCCAAACCTTACCCCGGTGGTACCGACGACAGGAACTAGTCCTTGAGTGTGAATGGCTCGTTGCACCTCGACTGGTATCACCTGCCCTAGAAGGATATAAAATAGCTGGGATGATTGATGAAAGCCAGTTGATCGGCGAACAAGTAGCGCAACGTTTGATACTTCAAGGCATGACCATCCGTTGGCAACTATTGCACATGCCTCTGGTAGGTATTTCTTCTCGTTGGATTCGGCAATATTGCCGCGATCGCCACTCGATCCGTTACTTAGTCCCTGAAGCAGTCAGAATCTACATTGCCACCCACAACCTATACTCTGAGCGATCCTGA
- a CDS encoding type I glyceraldehyde-3-phosphate dehydrogenase, which translates to MIRVAINGFGRIGRNFMRCWLGRENSKIDLVAVNDTSDPRTNAHLLKYDTMLGTLKDVDISADDNSIIVNGKTVKCTSDRNPENLPWKAWEIDLIIESTGVFTSKEGASKHLNAGAKKVLITAPGKGDDGTFVVGVNHHDYDHEKHVIISNASCTTNCLAPIVKVLHEKFGIIKGTMTTTHSYTGDQRLLDASHRDVRRARAAAMNIVPTSTGAAKAVALVLPALKGKLNGVALRVPTPNVSMVDLVAQVEKGTFAEEVNQVLKEAAEGSLKGIMDYSELPLVSSDYQGYDASSIVDASLTMVMGNDMVKVMAWYDNEWGYSQRVVDLAELVAEKWTS; encoded by the coding sequence GTGATTAGAGTCGCAATCAACGGGTTTGGGCGTATCGGACGCAACTTTATGCGCTGCTGGCTGGGTCGAGAAAATAGCAAAATCGATCTCGTCGCTGTTAATGACACTTCTGACCCCAGAACGAACGCTCATCTGCTGAAGTATGACACGATGCTGGGGACGTTAAAGGATGTAGACATCAGTGCGGATGATAACTCGATCATCGTCAACGGCAAGACCGTTAAATGCACATCTGACCGCAATCCAGAGAACTTGCCCTGGAAAGCATGGGAAATTGACTTGATTATTGAATCTACTGGCGTATTTACCAGCAAAGAAGGGGCATCTAAACATTTAAATGCTGGGGCTAAGAAGGTACTGATCACCGCACCAGGCAAAGGGGATGATGGTACCTTTGTGGTTGGTGTGAATCACCACGATTATGACCACGAGAAGCACGTGATTATCAGCAATGCTAGCTGTACCACCAACTGCTTAGCGCCAATTGTAAAGGTGTTGCACGAAAAGTTTGGCATCATCAAAGGTACGATGACCACTACCCACAGTTACACTGGTGACCAGCGCCTGCTAGATGCTAGTCACCGAGATGTACGGCGGGCAAGGGCAGCAGCAATGAATATTGTGCCGACATCAACTGGTGCGGCTAAAGCGGTGGCTCTGGTGCTGCCAGCACTGAAAGGTAAGCTAAATGGCGTTGCTTTGCGAGTCCCCACCCCTAATGTTTCTATGGTGGATTTGGTAGCACAGGTTGAGAAGGGTACGTTTGCTGAAGAAGTGAACCAAGTCCTGAAGGAAGCGGCGGAAGGCTCCCTGAAAGGGATTATGGACTACAGTGAACTGCCGCTAGTCTCATCTGATTATCAGGGTTATGATGCCTCTTCAATTGTGGATGCCAGTTTGACAATGGTCATGGGCAATGACATGGTGAAGGTCATGGCGTGGTATGACAATGAGTGGGGCTACAGTCAGCGGGTGGTAGATTTAGCAGAACTAGTAGCAGAGAAGTGGACATCGTAG